From one Lycium barbarum isolate Lr01 chromosome 6, ASM1917538v2, whole genome shotgun sequence genomic stretch:
- the LOC132645765 gene encoding uncharacterized protein LOC132645765 — MGGGTMLPPYTTTVQGHSNNSFTAPRTPRDSNFQSSPSLSSICDTPFEESWIKNRSVDYGSLDNGSFDGVDEKGTKGSSYYDSSFGSVPSSWEVEKALSELQSFMSGRYAPREEMDWLEPMPNPHQSTLLQSPGYARFYDAFHMLQNEPSIQRLVCSIACDKAVWEAMMENKAVQNLQGSLICAAKEEESQRPTGESDIGSLIVKWIMGITTSTLAELIQSFGSLLREIINEIFEPTKKEKSTSELNDLLEEKIRSSFLLSLVLLLIVVVTRSQGV; from the exons ATGGGGGGAGGAACCATGTTGCCACCATATACAACTACAGTACAAGGACACTCCAACAATTCTTTCACTGCACCACGCACCCCCAGGGACTCCAATTTCCAGTCTTCCCCTTCTTTGTCATCAATTTGTGACACACCCTTCGAAGAATCTTGGATCAAGAATAGGAGTGTTGATTATGGTTCACTTGATAATGGATCTTTTGATGGGGTTGATGAAAAGGGAACAAAAGGGTCTTCTTATTATGACTCTTCTTTTGGTTCTGTGCCTTCTAGCTGGGAGGTTGAAAAGGCCTTGTCTGAACTCCAAAG TTTTATGAGTGGGCGTTATGCTCCTAGAGAAGAGATGGATTGGCTTGAACCGATGCCAAATCCCCATCAGTCGACTCTACTGCAATCCCCTGGATATGCAAGATTTTATGATGCTTTTCATATGCTTCAAAATGAACCATCAATTCAG AGATTGGTTTGCTCCATAGCTTGTGATAAAGCTGTTTGGGAAGCCATGATGGAAAACAAGGCAGTTCAGAATCTTCAAGGCTCACTGATATGTGCAG CTaaagaagaagaatctcaaagACCAACTGGGGAGTCAGATATCGGATCCCTGATAGTGAAATGGATTATGGGCATCACAACTTCAACGCTCGCTGAGCTGATCCAATCGTTTGGATCATTACTGAGAGAAATAATCAATGAAATATTTGAACCAACCAAGAAAGAAAAATCCACTTCAGAACTCAATGATCTTTTGGAAGAGAAGATTAGATCTTCTTTCCTTTTATCATTGGTTCTGTTGTTGATTGTGGTCGTGACAAGAAGCCAAGGTGTTTGA
- the LOC132645763 gene encoding elongation factor G-2, mitochondrial, translating to MARSARSSTARLFYTLCTSTTTKTSTPSNPHHPRAALLAGNFHLCRHYAAANNATARVREEKEAVWRESLEKVRNIGISAHIDSGKTTLTERVLFYTGRIHEIHEVRGKDGVGAKMDSMDLEREKGITIQSAATYCTWKDYQVNIIDTPGHVDFTIEVERALRVLDGAILVLCSVGGVQSQSITVDRQMRRYEVPRLAFINKLDRMGADPWKVLNQARAKLRHHSAAVQVPIGLEDDFKGLIDLVQSKAYYFHGSSGEKIVTEDIPVNMEAIASEKRRELIEAVSEVDDKLAEAFLNDEPISPADLEAAIRRATIARKFVPFFMGSAFKNKGVQTLLDGVLSYLPCPVEVSNYALDQTKDEEKVTLTGNPSGPLVALAFKLEEGRFGQLTYLRIYEGVIRKGDFIINVNTGKKIKIPRLVRMHSNEMEDIQEAHAGQIVAVFGVDCASGDTFTDGSVKYTMTSMNVPEPVMSLAVSPVSKDSGGQFSKALNRFQKEDPTFRVGLDAESGETIISGMGELHLDIYVERIRREYKVEAQVGKPRVNFRETITKRADFDYLHKKQSGGQGQYGRVIGYIEPLEPGSGSKFEFDNMLVGQAIPSNYVPAIEKGFREAANSGSLIGHPVENIRVVLTDGAAHNVDSSELAFKLASIYAFRKCYDAAKPIILEPVMLVDIKVPTEFQGTVTGDINKRKGVIIGNDQEGDDSVITANVPLNMMFGYSTSLRSMTQGKGEFTMEYREHAPVSGDVQTQLVNTYKASKES from the exons ATGGCTCGTTCAGCTAGATCCTCTACAGCGCGCTTATTCTACACCCTCTGcacctccaccaccaccaaaaccTCAACCCCATCAAACCCTCACCACCCACGCGCCGCCTTACTCGCCGGAAACTTCCATCTCTGCCGCCACTACGCCGCCGCCAACAATGCAACCGCTAGGGTTAGAGAAGAGAAAGAGGCTGTATGGAGAGAGTCGTTGGAGAAAGTGAGGAATATTGGGATATCAGCTCATATTGATTCGGGTAAGACTACATTGACGGAGCGGGTACTGTTTTATACGGGTCGGATCCATGAGATCCATGAAGTTAGAGGTAAAGACGGAGTTGGTGCTAAGATGGATTCTATGGATTTGGAAAGAGAAAAAGGGATTACTATTCAGTCAGCTGCTACTTACTGCACCTGGAAAGACTACCAG GTGAACATTATTGACACGCCAGGTCACGTTGATTTCACAATTGAGGTGGAAAGAGCCTTGCGTGTCCTTGATGGTGCCATTCTTGTCCTTTGTAGTGTTGGTGGTGTGCAAAGTCAGTCTATTACTGTTGATAGGCAAATGAGAAGATATGAAGTCCCAAGACTTGCCTTTATTAATAAACTTGATCGGATGGGGGCTGACCCATGGAAAGTTCTTAACCAG GCAAGAGCAAAGCTTCGACACCACAGTGCTGCTGTGCAAGTTCCGATTGGGTTAGAAGATGACTTCAAGGGTCTTATTGATCTCGTGCAGTCAAAAGCTTACTATTTCCATGGGTCCAGTGG TGAGAAGATTGTCACAGAAGATATTCCTGTTAATATGGAAGCAATTGCTTCTGAGAAGCGGCGAGAGCTAATTGAAGCAGTCTCTGAGGTTGATGATAAGCTTGCTGAAGCATTTCTGAACGATGAGCCTATATCACCTGCTGATCTTGAG GCAGCCATAAGGAGAGCGACAATAGCACGGAAGTTTGTTCCTTTTTTTATGGGTAGTGCTTTCAAGAACAAG GGAGTTCAGACACTTCTTGATGGCGTTCTCAGTTATTTGCCTTGTCCAGTTGAAGTTAGCAACTATGCTCTGGATCAAACAAAGGACGAGGAGAAG GTTACATTAACTGGAAACCCTTCTGGCCCTTTGGTTGCCTTGGCATTTAAATTAGAGGAAGGGCGTTTTGGTCAATTGACCTATTTAAG AATCTATGAAGGTGTCATCCGGAAGGGCGATTTTATAATCAACGTGAACACAGGAAAGAAGATTAAG attcCTCGTTTGGTGAGAATGCATTCAAATGAGATGGAG GATATCCAAGAGGCTCATGCTGGGCAGATAGTCGCTGTGTTTGGTGTAGATTGTGCTTCAG GGGATACTTTTACTGACGGATCTGTCAAATACACCATGACTTCTATGAATGTCCCTGAACCAGTGATGTCATTAGCTGTTTCACCGGTTTCTAAAGACTCTGGTGGACAA TTTTCAAAAGCATTGAATCGCTTTCAGAAAGAGGATCCTACATTTCGTGTGGGTTTAGATGCTGAGAGTGGTGAG ACAATCATATCTGGCATGGGGGAGCTGCATCTAGACATATATGTTGAGCGCATCCGGAGAGAATATAAG GTTGAAGCGCAGGTTGGAAAGCCTCGTGTAAACTTCCGGGAAACCATCACTAAGCGAGCAGATTTTGATTATCTACACAAGAAGCAAAGTGGTGGGCAAGGTCAATATGGTAGAGTAATTGG GTATATTGAACCTCTTGAACCAGGGTCAGGCAGTAAGTTTGAATTTGACAACATGCTTGTAGGACAAGCTATACCATCAAACTATGTCCCTGCAATTGAAAAGGGTTTCAGAGAGGCTGCCAATTC GGGTTCTCTAATTGGTCATCCAGTTGAAAATATCCGTGTTGTTTTGACGGATGGTGCCGCACACAATGTTGATTCAAGTGAGCTTGCGTTCAAATTAGCTTCTATTTATGCCTTTAGAAAG TGTTATGATGCGGCAAAGCCTATCATTTTAGAACCTGTGATGCTGGTGGATATAAAAGTGCCAACAGAATTTCAGGGCACTGTTACTGGGGATATCAATAA GAGGAAAGGTGTCATAATCGGCAATGACCAGGAAGGAGATGACTCTGTAATTACCGCCAAT GTCCCTCTCAACATGATGTTTGGGTACTCAACATCTCTAAGATCAATGACACAG GGGAAAGGTGAATTTACAATGGAATACAGAGAGCATGCACCAGTTTCAGGTGATGTGCAAACGCAACTGGTTAACACATACAAGGCCAGCAAAGAAAGTTGA
- the LOC132645762 gene encoding 3-hydroxyisobutyryl-CoA hydrolase-like protein 1, mitochondrial has product MQSFKSASILRRFLQNSRFVSQSRGFCSVNSNALVDEPENTVLVEGKAFSRTAILNRPHVLNALNHSIGTRLLKLYKNWEDDPDIGFLVLKGSDRAFCAGGDIVTLYNFLKQGNRQDCKDFCWTLYNFIYVVGTYLKPHVALLNGITMGGGAGISIPGTFRVATEKTVFATPETLIGYHPDAGASFYLSRLPGYLGEYLALTGDKISGAEMITCGLATHYSHSAKLPLIEEQLGTLMTDDPSVIERSLENCGEIVHPDPASVLHRIETLDKCFGHDTVEEIIDALESEAAKKQDPWCVATLRKLQQTSPLSLKVSLRSIREGRHQTLDQCLLREYRMSVQAISGQITNDFCEGVRARLVDRDLAPKWDPPSLEKVTDDMVDQYFSRLTAFEPELELPTQQREAFT; this is encoded by the exons ATGCAGAGCTTCAAATCAGCATCTATTTTGAGGCGTTTTCTGCAGAATTCCCGTTTTGTTTCCCAGTCTAGAGGCTTTTGCAGTGTCAATAGCAATGCCCTTGTTGATGAACCCGAAAATACA GTGCTAGTGGAGGGGAAAGCTTTTTCAAGAACAGCAATTCTTAACAGACCCCATGTGTTAAATGCCCTCAATCATTCAATT GGGACAAGGTTGCTGAAGCTGTACAAGAATTGGGAAGATGATCCTGATATTGGGTTCCTGGTATTGAAG GGAAGTGACAGGGCATTTTGTGCTGGTGGTGACATTGTCACTCTTTATAATTTCTTAAAACAAG GGAATCGTCAAGATTGTAAAGACTTCTGTTGGACACTTTATAACTTTATATACGTTGTTGGTACATACTTGAAGCCACAT GTCGCTCTTTTGAATGGAATTACCATGGGCGGTGGCGCTGGCATCTCAATTCCTGGAACATTCCGTGTTGCAACTGAGAAAACT GTTTTTGCCACACCAGAAACATTGATTGGTTACCATCCTGATGCCGGGGCGTCATTTTATCTTTCACGCCTCCCTGGTTATTTGG GAGAGTACCTGGCCCTAACTGGAGATAAGATCAGTGGAGCAGAAATGATTACTTGTGGGCTTGCTACACACTACTCACACAGTGCA AAGCTTCCCTTAATTGAGGAACAACTTGGAACGTTGATGACTGATGATCCCTCAGTGATTGAAAGATCTCTTGAAAATTGTGGAGAGATTGTCCATCCAGATCCAGCAAGTGTACTTCACAG GATTGAAACTCTTGATAAATGTTTCGGCCATGACACAGTCGAAGAAATTATTGATGCTTTG GAGAGTGAGGCAGCCAAGAAGCAAGATCCATGGTGTGTTGCAACATTGAGAAAACTACAACAAACATCCCCACTGAGCTTGAAGGTTTCACTGAGATCT ATACGTGAAGGTAGACATCAGACTCTTGACCAGTGCCTCCTTCGTGAGTATCGAATGTCAGTACAAGCTATCTCTGGACAAATAACTAATGACTTCTGTGAG GGGGTTCGTGCACGGCTTGTGGATAGAGATCTTGCCCCTAAG TGGGATCCTCCAAGCTTGGAAAAGGTAACAGATGACATGGTAGATCAGTACTTCTCTCGGTTAACAGCATTTGAACCTGAACTGGAGCTACCTACGCAGCAGCGTGAAGCATTTACATAA